One segment of Triticum aestivum cultivar Chinese Spring chromosome 2A, IWGSC CS RefSeq v2.1, whole genome shotgun sequence DNA contains the following:
- the LOC123187009 gene encoding protein PAIR1 isoform X1, with protein sequence MKLGTNSACDPRAVSLPPPRGGDGRASAPAASSASAAGNLPQAAPSQQQAFSLPRPKLPRLPESEAFVGQALHRPTPARHQGFGLHDDSSERMPPFPPSSASHAQEEPQQQQPVIIPRSTTLRWNPSPTDTRCRVNEDAERRFQLLSGSVHKVGMVLDSVQTDVIQLNRTMKEASLESGGVLQKFDLLEDTLQKIIKGQNDLKVLAENSTKSNSDQLNVINSRTSKLNEMSLAVSVCPKQVRADLRELHGDIFRVLTKDMEGVVRDIRSLSTTPAVMPMLPDHVVAKGSPLMKKMSVANERPTMNQTTVAKGSPLMNKMSVANERPTMNQTPVANGRPLMNQTPVANGSPMIINQARVGNGRSQLKQTPVTDAMPQRDLTPEINGRPQKDRIPLADGCPHMEQITPTKPLPARSTYTTRASVLKPKVEQGKVKAAHMVGTSYRLAPSQKEELNEKVNPQEPTKKEPVKIIIDSDNGSKACTSRMILNMEPANGRPTMNQTPVANGLPLMNQTPVENGSPMVVNQAPVGNGRSQLKQTPATDGTTQRDLTPEISGTPQKDQIPVANGRPHMEQILAKKTLPACSTYATRPSVLKPDVEQGKVKANHMVGTSYRVAPTQKEVLNQKVNSQEPTKKEPVKIIIDSDNDSKGCTSRAILKMEPAHLMKEVGSESGPQLVWGARKRRTRSETLPIDAATLLPGEGEKRMRGPGPDAQEDEAVQAVEAAPAKRAHRFNPKYDATLWITC encoded by the exons ATGAAGCTCGGGACCAACAGCGCGTGCGACCCCCGCGCCGTCTCTCTCCCCCCGCCCCG GGGTGGCGACGGGAGGGCCAGCGCGCCCGCTGCTTCCTCCGCGTCGGCGGCGGGGAATCTGCCCCAGGCGGCGCCGTCGCAGCAGCAGGCCTTCTCGCTCCCGCGCCCGAAGCTGCCGCGGCTCCCGGAGTCGGAGGCCTTCGTCGGCCAGGCCCTCCACCGGCCCACGCCCGCGCGCCACCAG GGATTTGGCTTGCATGACGACTCGTCGGAGAGGATGCCTCCATTTCCTCCCAGTTCAGCATCTCATGCACAAGAAGAACCCCAGCAGCAGCAACCGGTGATCATACCCAGAAGCACTACCCTGCGCTGGAACCCCTCTCCTACAGACACTAGAT GTCGGGTTAATGAGGACGCTGAGCGCAGGTTTCAGCTGCTGTCAGGTTCAGTGCACAAGGTGGGGATGGTATTGGACTCGGTACAAACTGATGTTATTCAGTTAAACCGAACCATGAAGGAGGCGTCGCTTGAAT CTGGTGGTGTGCTGCAAAAGTTTGATCTCCTAGAGGATACACTTCAGAAAATT ATTAAAGGACAAAATGATCTGAAAGTACTTGCTGAAAACAGCACGAAAAGCAACTCTGATCAGCTGAATGTAATCAACTCTCGCACCAGCAAATTGAATGAGATGTCTTTGGCCGTTTCAGTCTGCCCAAAACAAGTGCGAGCAGATTTAAGGGAGCTGCATGGTGACATCTTTAGGGTTCTTACAAAGGACATGGAG GGGGTTGTTAGAGATATCAGGTCTCTGAGTACTACGCCTGCTGTAATGCCAATGCTGCCA GACCATGTGGTAGCAAAAGGAAGTCCCCTGATGAAAAAGATGTCTGTAGCAAACGAAAGGCCTACAATGAACCAGACAACAGTAGCAAAAGGAAGTCCCCTGATGAACAAGATGTCTGTAGCAAACGAAAGGCCTACAATGAACCAGACACCAGTAGCAAATGGACGGCCCCTGATGAACCAAACACCAGTGGCAAATGGAAGCCCCATGATCATCAACCAGGCTCGAGTAGGAAATGGAAGGTCCCAGCTGAAACAAACACCAGTTACAGATGCAATGCCCCAGAGGGATCTAACACCAGAGATAAATGGAAGGCCCCAGAAGGACCGAATACCATTAGCAGATGGATGTCCCCATATGGAACAAATAACACCAACAAAACC CCTTCCTGCACGTTCCACTTATACTACAAGGGCGTCAGTTCTGAAGCCGAAGGTAGAACAGGGTAAGGTAAAAGCAGCTCACATGGTTGGTACAAGCTACAGGCTAGCACCTTCACAGAAAGAGGAGTTGAATGAAAAGGTCAATCCCCAAGAGCCAACTAAGAAG GAACCAGTTAAAATAATCATCGATTCAGATAATGGCAGTAAAGCGTGCACTTCCCGGATGATTCTGAACATGGAGCCAG CAAACGGAAGACCTACAATGAACCAGACACCAGTAGCAAATGGACTACCCCTGATGAACCAAACACCAGTGGAAAATGGAAGCCCCATGGTCGTCAACCAAGCTCCAGTAGGAAATGGAAGGTCCCAGCTGAAACAGACACCGGCAACAGATGGAACGACCCAGAGGGATCTAACACCAGAGATAAGTGGAACTCCCCAGAAGGACCAAATACCAGTAGCAAATGGAAGGCCCCATATGGAACAAATACTGGCAAAAAAAAC CCTTCCTGCATGTTCCACTTATGCTACAAGGCCATCAGTTCTGAAGCCAGATGTAGAACAGGGCAAGGTAAAAGCAAATCATATGGTTGGTACAAGCTACAGGGTAGCACCTACACAGAAAGAGGTGTTGAATCAAAAGGTCAATTCTCAAGAGCCAACTAAGAAG GAACCAGTTAAAATAATCATCGATTCAGATAATGACAGTAAAGGGTGCACTTCCCGGGCGATTCTGAAGATGGAACCAG CTCACCTGATGAAGGAAGTCGGCAGCGAGTCGGGACCGCAGCTTGTGTGGGgtgcgaggaagaggaggacgagaaGCGAGACACTGCCCATTGATGCCGCCACCTTGCTGCCAGGAGAAGGGGAGAAGAGGATGCGGGGACCTGGACCAGATGCACAGGAGGACGAGGCTGTTCAAGCGGTTGAAGCCGCTCCAGCAAAGCGGGCTCACCGGTTCAACCCCAAGTACGATGCGACCCTGTGGATCACCTGCTGA
- the LOC123187009 gene encoding protein PAIR1 isoform X3, with protein MKLGTNSACDPRAVSLPPPRGGDGRASAPAASSASAAGNLPQAAPSQQQAFSLPRPKLPRLPESEAFVGQALHRPTPARHQGFGLHDDSSERMPPFPPSSASHAQEEPQQQQPVIIPRSTTLRWNPSPTDTRCRVNEDAERRFQLLSGSVHKVGMVLDSVQTDVIQLNRTMKEASLESGGVLQKFDLLEDTLQKIIKGQNDLKVLAENSTKSNSDQLNVINSRTSKLNEMSLAVSVCPKQVRADLRELHGDIFRVLTKDMEGVVRDIRSLSTTPAVMPMLPDHVVAKGSPLMKKMSVANERPTMNQTTVAKGSPLMNKMSVANERPTMNQTPVANGRPLMNQTPVANGSPMIINQARVGNGRSQLKQTPVTDAMPQRDLTPEINGRPQKDRIPLADGCPHMEQITPTKPLPARSTYTTRASVLKPKVEQGKVKAAHMVGTSYRLAPSQKEELNEKVNPQEPTKKEPVKIIIDSDNGSKACTSRMILNMEPAHLMKEVGSESGPQLVWGARKRRTRSETLPIDAATLLPGEGEKRMRGPGPDAQEDEAVQAVEAAPAKRAHRFNPKYDATLWITC; from the exons ATGAAGCTCGGGACCAACAGCGCGTGCGACCCCCGCGCCGTCTCTCTCCCCCCGCCCCG GGGTGGCGACGGGAGGGCCAGCGCGCCCGCTGCTTCCTCCGCGTCGGCGGCGGGGAATCTGCCCCAGGCGGCGCCGTCGCAGCAGCAGGCCTTCTCGCTCCCGCGCCCGAAGCTGCCGCGGCTCCCGGAGTCGGAGGCCTTCGTCGGCCAGGCCCTCCACCGGCCCACGCCCGCGCGCCACCAG GGATTTGGCTTGCATGACGACTCGTCGGAGAGGATGCCTCCATTTCCTCCCAGTTCAGCATCTCATGCACAAGAAGAACCCCAGCAGCAGCAACCGGTGATCATACCCAGAAGCACTACCCTGCGCTGGAACCCCTCTCCTACAGACACTAGAT GTCGGGTTAATGAGGACGCTGAGCGCAGGTTTCAGCTGCTGTCAGGTTCAGTGCACAAGGTGGGGATGGTATTGGACTCGGTACAAACTGATGTTATTCAGTTAAACCGAACCATGAAGGAGGCGTCGCTTGAAT CTGGTGGTGTGCTGCAAAAGTTTGATCTCCTAGAGGATACACTTCAGAAAATT ATTAAAGGACAAAATGATCTGAAAGTACTTGCTGAAAACAGCACGAAAAGCAACTCTGATCAGCTGAATGTAATCAACTCTCGCACCAGCAAATTGAATGAGATGTCTTTGGCCGTTTCAGTCTGCCCAAAACAAGTGCGAGCAGATTTAAGGGAGCTGCATGGTGACATCTTTAGGGTTCTTACAAAGGACATGGAG GGGGTTGTTAGAGATATCAGGTCTCTGAGTACTACGCCTGCTGTAATGCCAATGCTGCCA GACCATGTGGTAGCAAAAGGAAGTCCCCTGATGAAAAAGATGTCTGTAGCAAACGAAAGGCCTACAATGAACCAGACAACAGTAGCAAAAGGAAGTCCCCTGATGAACAAGATGTCTGTAGCAAACGAAAGGCCTACAATGAACCAGACACCAGTAGCAAATGGACGGCCCCTGATGAACCAAACACCAGTGGCAAATGGAAGCCCCATGATCATCAACCAGGCTCGAGTAGGAAATGGAAGGTCCCAGCTGAAACAAACACCAGTTACAGATGCAATGCCCCAGAGGGATCTAACACCAGAGATAAATGGAAGGCCCCAGAAGGACCGAATACCATTAGCAGATGGATGTCCCCATATGGAACAAATAACACCAACAAAACC CCTTCCTGCACGTTCCACTTATACTACAAGGGCGTCAGTTCTGAAGCCGAAGGTAGAACAGGGTAAGGTAAAAGCAGCTCACATGGTTGGTACAAGCTACAGGCTAGCACCTTCACAGAAAGAGGAGTTGAATGAAAAGGTCAATCCCCAAGAGCCAACTAAGAAG GAACCAGTTAAAATAATCATCGATTCAGATAATGGCAGTAAAGCGTGCACTTCCCGGATGATTCTGAACATGGAGCCAG CTCACCTGATGAAGGAAGTCGGCAGCGAGTCGGGACCGCAGCTTGTGTGGGgtgcgaggaagaggaggacgagaaGCGAGACACTGCCCATTGATGCCGCCACCTTGCTGCCAGGAGAAGGGGAGAAGAGGATGCGGGGACCTGGACCAGATGCACAGGAGGACGAGGCTGTTCAAGCGGTTGAAGCCGCTCCAGCAAAGCGGGCTCACCGGTTCAACCCCAAGTACGATGCGACCCTGTGGATCACCTGCTGA
- the LOC123187009 gene encoding protein PAIR1 isoform X2 — translation MKLGTNSACDPRAVSLPPPRGGDGRASAPAASSASAAGNLPQAAPSQQQAFSLPRPKLPRLPESEAFVGQALHRPTPARHQGFGLHDDSSERMPPFPPSSASHAQEEPQQQQPVIIPRSTTLRWNPSPTDTRCRVNEDAERRFQLLSGSVHKVGMVLDSVQTDVIQLNRTMKEASLESGGVLQKFDLLEDTLQKIIKGQNDLKVLAENSTKSNSDQLNVINSRTSKLNEMSLAVSVCPKQVRADLRELHGDIFRVLTKDMEGVVRDIRSLSTTPAVMPMLPDHVVAKGSPLMKKMSVANERPTMNQTTVAKGSPLMNKMSVANERPTMNQTPVANGRPLMNQTPVANGSPMIINQARVGNGRSQLKQTPVTDAMPQRDLTPEINGRPQKDRIPLADGCPHMEQITPTKPLPARSTYTTRASVLKPKVEQGKVKAAHMVGTSYRLAPSQKEELNEKVNPQEPTKKEPVKIIIDSDNDSKGCTSRAILKMEPAHLMKEVGSESGPQLVWGARKRRTRSETLPIDAATLLPGEGEKRMRGPGPDAQEDEAVQAVEAAPAKRAHRFNPKYDATLWITC, via the exons ATGAAGCTCGGGACCAACAGCGCGTGCGACCCCCGCGCCGTCTCTCTCCCCCCGCCCCG GGGTGGCGACGGGAGGGCCAGCGCGCCCGCTGCTTCCTCCGCGTCGGCGGCGGGGAATCTGCCCCAGGCGGCGCCGTCGCAGCAGCAGGCCTTCTCGCTCCCGCGCCCGAAGCTGCCGCGGCTCCCGGAGTCGGAGGCCTTCGTCGGCCAGGCCCTCCACCGGCCCACGCCCGCGCGCCACCAG GGATTTGGCTTGCATGACGACTCGTCGGAGAGGATGCCTCCATTTCCTCCCAGTTCAGCATCTCATGCACAAGAAGAACCCCAGCAGCAGCAACCGGTGATCATACCCAGAAGCACTACCCTGCGCTGGAACCCCTCTCCTACAGACACTAGAT GTCGGGTTAATGAGGACGCTGAGCGCAGGTTTCAGCTGCTGTCAGGTTCAGTGCACAAGGTGGGGATGGTATTGGACTCGGTACAAACTGATGTTATTCAGTTAAACCGAACCATGAAGGAGGCGTCGCTTGAAT CTGGTGGTGTGCTGCAAAAGTTTGATCTCCTAGAGGATACACTTCAGAAAATT ATTAAAGGACAAAATGATCTGAAAGTACTTGCTGAAAACAGCACGAAAAGCAACTCTGATCAGCTGAATGTAATCAACTCTCGCACCAGCAAATTGAATGAGATGTCTTTGGCCGTTTCAGTCTGCCCAAAACAAGTGCGAGCAGATTTAAGGGAGCTGCATGGTGACATCTTTAGGGTTCTTACAAAGGACATGGAG GGGGTTGTTAGAGATATCAGGTCTCTGAGTACTACGCCTGCTGTAATGCCAATGCTGCCA GACCATGTGGTAGCAAAAGGAAGTCCCCTGATGAAAAAGATGTCTGTAGCAAACGAAAGGCCTACAATGAACCAGACAACAGTAGCAAAAGGAAGTCCCCTGATGAACAAGATGTCTGTAGCAAACGAAAGGCCTACAATGAACCAGACACCAGTAGCAAATGGACGGCCCCTGATGAACCAAACACCAGTGGCAAATGGAAGCCCCATGATCATCAACCAGGCTCGAGTAGGAAATGGAAGGTCCCAGCTGAAACAAACACCAGTTACAGATGCAATGCCCCAGAGGGATCTAACACCAGAGATAAATGGAAGGCCCCAGAAGGACCGAATACCATTAGCAGATGGATGTCCCCATATGGAACAAATAACACCAACAAAACC CCTTCCTGCACGTTCCACTTATACTACAAGGGCGTCAGTTCTGAAGCCGAAGGTAGAACAGGGTAAGGTAAAAGCAGCTCACATGGTTGGTACAAGCTACAGGCTAGCACCTTCACAGAAAGAGGAGTTGAATGAAAAGGTCAATCCCCAAGAGCCAACTAAGAAG GAACCAGTTAAAATAATCATCGATTCAGATAATGACAGTAAAGGGTGCACTTCCCGGGCGATTCTGAAGATGGAACCAG CTCACCTGATGAAGGAAGTCGGCAGCGAGTCGGGACCGCAGCTTGTGTGGGgtgcgaggaagaggaggacgagaaGCGAGACACTGCCCATTGATGCCGCCACCTTGCTGCCAGGAGAAGGGGAGAAGAGGATGCGGGGACCTGGACCAGATGCACAGGAGGACGAGGCTGTTCAAGCGGTTGAAGCCGCTCCAGCAAAGCGGGCTCACCGGTTCAACCCCAAGTACGATGCGACCCTGTGGATCACCTGCTGA
- the LOC123187010 gene encoding 7-deoxyloganetin glucosyltransferase, with protein MGATTTNKKPHAVFVPFPAQGHITPMMKLAKIFHCKGFHVTFVNTEYNHRRLVRSRGPHAVAGLPDFRFATIPDGLPLFDADATQDIPSLCHSIMTTCLLPHLRNLLHDLNSVAGVPPVSCVVSDEVMSFSMDAAVELGVPCVLFWTASVCGFMGYRNFQFLLDEGLTPLKDEEQVKNGYLDTPVTRARGMSKHMRLRDFSSFIRTTDPGDVMFNFLKHEAEQSDRAAAVILNTIDELEQKALDAMCSILPIPVYTIGPLNVLTEQLVSEGDVGGTLAAIRPSLWREDRSCLEWLQGREPRSVVYVNYGSITTMSEQELVEFAWGLANCGFDFLWIMRNDLVKGDAAMLPSEFLDATKGRCLLASWCEQEAVLRHEAVGAFLTHCGWNSTMEGLSAGVPMLCWPFFAEQQTNSRYACVEWGVGMEVGDDVRREVVEARIREVMGGEGVGREMRRKAAEWSEIAVRATTQPGGRSLANLESMFKDVLLH; from the exons ATGGGTGCTACTACCACGAACAAGAAGCCGCACGCTGTGTTCGTGCCGTTCCCGGCTCAGGGCCACATCACGCCGATGATGAAGCTGGCAAAGATCTTTCACTGCAAGGGCTTCCACGTCACCTTCGTCAACACCGAGTATAACCACCGCCGTCTGGTCCGCTCCCGCGGTCCTCACGCCGTGGCAGGCCTTCCGGACTTCCGCTTCGCCACCATTCCTGACGGTTTGCCTTTGTTCGATGCCGACGCCACGCAGGACATACCATCCCTCTGCCATTCCATCATGACCACCTGCCTCCTTCCCCATCTAAGGAACCTACTCCACGACCTCAACAGTGTGGCTGGGGTGCCGCCAGTGAGTTGCGTTGTGTCGGACGAAGTCATGAGCTTTAGCATGGATGCCGCGGTGGAACTCGGCGTGCCATGTGTGCTGTTCTGGACTGCCAGTGTCTGCGGTTTCATGGGCTACCGCAACTTCCAGTTCCTCCTAGACGAGGGCCTCACCCCTCTTAAAG ATGAAGAGCAAGTGAAGAACGGGTACTTGGACACGCCGGTGACACGGGCACGCGGGATGAGCAAGCACATGCGCCTCCGAGACTTCTCATCCTTCATCCGCACGACGGACCCTGGCGACGTGATGTTCAACTTCCTCAAGCATGAGGCCGAGCAGTCGGACCGTGCGGCCGCCGTCATCCTCAACACCATTGACGAGCTCGAGCAGAAGGCTCTGGACGCCATGTGTTCCATCCTCCCTATACCCGTCTACACCATCGGCCCGCTTAACGTCCTTACTGAGCAGCTGGTTTCGGAAGGCGATGTTGGCGGCACGCTCGCCGCCATACGCCCCAGTCTCTGGAGAGAAGACCGGTCCTGCCTCGAATGGCTCCAGGGTAGGGAGCCCCGATCTGTGGTGTATGTCAACTACGGAAGCATAACCACCATGTCCGAGCAGGAGCTGGTGGAGTTTGCGTGGGGGCTTGCCAACTGCGGCTTCGACTTCCTCTGGATCATGAGGAACGACCTGGTAAAGGGTGATGCTGCCATGCTGCCTTCTGAGTTCCTAGATGCAACCAAGGGCAGGTGTCTCCTTGCGAGCTGGTGCGAACAGGAGGCGGTGTTACGGCACGAGGCAGTGGGCGCCTTCTTGacgcactgcgggtggaactcCACGATGGAGGGCCTTAGTGCCGGGGTGCCAATGTTGTGCTGGCCCTTCTTCGCCGAGCAGCAAACTAACTCCCGTTACGCGTGTGTGGAGTGGGGCGTTGGGATGGAAGTTGGCGATGATGTGCGCCGGGAGGTGGTTGAGGCAAGGATACGGGAGGTGATGGGAGGAGAAGGGGTGGGGAGAGAAATGAGGCGGAAGGCGGCGGAGTGGAGCGAGATAGCCGTTCGTGCGACAACACAACCTGGTGGCAGGTCACTGGCCAACCTTGAGAGTATGTTCAAGGATGTACTACTCCACTAA